The following DNA comes from Bos indicus isolate NIAB-ARS_2022 breed Sahiwal x Tharparkar chromosome 3, NIAB-ARS_B.indTharparkar_mat_pri_1.0, whole genome shotgun sequence.
TCCTGACTACTCTGCACCTCCCCAGGCAGGAATTTGAGGCTGAACGGAAGCCAGACCTGCGGCGAGATGTTTACCTTCAGGACATTCACTGTGTCTCCTCCCTGTGCAAGGCCTACTTCAGAGAGCTGCCGGACCCACTGCTCACTTATCGGCTCTATGACAAGTTTGCTGTGAGTTGAGTGGAAGGGGAGTGGGAGAGAAGGCTGAGGGTGGCCGCTCTGATGCGACATCCCAGATGATTCTAATGCCAGACAGAGTCCTAGGGACCCCGCATGACGGAGACCACATGGAAACGACAAGACCCTTCCCTACAAGTCTCCCGGTCCTGCCATCtccgccctcccccgcccctcttTTCCCCAAGGCCTGCAAACTGCACCCAGTGCAGGGGGAGacgggggcggggaggcgggggggcgggggtgggtgggagcaGACACTGGAAAGCCCTTGGAAATCACCTAGACCAGAGCTTCCCTACATTTCAGAGAATGAGAACACTTTCAGGAAGCCAGATGTTTTTCAAATGTGCCCTTCTGTGAACTGTGATTTGTGTGTTGAACATCTCTTGGATACAtgacaggatttccctggtgggccagtggctaaggctcccggtcccagtgcagggggccagggttcaatccctggtcaagggactggatcccacacgccacaactaagacccggcacagccaaatacataaataatgttttaaagggaaagaaaatacatgGCAGAAGCGCCATCTTGAACTGAGTaacatttttacttatattttttaaagtatttatttatttattggttgcaCCTTCTGGCTtatgggattttagctccctgaccagtgattgaaacAGGGCCCTCGACTGTGAGAGCTTCTTAACCACTAAGATGGGAGACCCCCAGGGAACTGCCTTGAGTAACACTTTTAAATTAAGTTGCATTTTATTGAGCATGACATCATTTACAGATCCTAAACAGCCAGGGCATGCCATTCAGCCCAAATAGACCAGGCTGGGTGGGCATAGGTCTTCCCGGACACCCTGAAATAAACCACAGCCCCTGGCGCACCCACAGGATGAAACCCCGAGTGTTTTCCAGTACCAGAGCACAGTTGATGAGGATGCTCAGGCAGAGAGGTGGCAGGAGCTGCTCATGGTCACAAAGCCCTAAGTGGCATGGCCAAGAGGCAGCGGCAGGTCTCTGTGGGACCCAAGTTCTGTCTGCTACTTCAGTGTGCTACGAAGATCCAGGGTTGGGGGATGGCGTGGGGTTGAGCACAGACTGTTTCTGAGAGTTTGGCTCAGAGGTCTGGGGAGGACGCTGGGGCAGCACTGCATCACCGACTCCTGCCCCTTGCTCCCAACCAGGAGGCTGTGGCAGTACAACTGGAACCTGAGCGCTTGGTCAAGATCCTAGAGGTGCTTCAAGAACTTCCGGTCCCCAATTACAGGTGTGTGGGGCTCCCCCTGCTAAGCCCGGGCTTGCGCTTTACCTGGGGCCTTGACTCGTCGCTTCTCTTCCGGCCCCCACCCTGTGTGAGCTCGGCCCCTTGACGCCCCCTTTCTGCAGGACCCTGGAGTTCCTCATGAGGCACCTGGTGCACATGGCCTCATTCAGCGCCCAGACCAACATGCACGCGCGCAACCTGGCCATCGTGTGGGCCCCCAACCTGCTGAGGTGGGTGCATGTGTGGTGTCCTGGCCGAGCCTAGCCCCTGAGGAGCTGCTTGAGGACGGAGTGTGGCTGTGTGGTACTGGAGAGGGCTCTCACCCAGTTAGAACAGGAAGGCTCAGGGTTACACGGTGTGGCTCACCTATGCGAACCCTTTCTCTGAGCTTGAGTAAAGTCCCTAAGGACGGGgcctttgtgttttcttttatttttggctacactgagtAGCACATAGGCTCtttgttccctgtccagggatcaaatctgtgccctctgcagtggaagggtAGAATCCTAACCACAGGAGCACCAGGGAATTTCTGGGCCTTTATGTTTTCTTATACTGTGGTCATTTAGCTCAGGGACTGGAGCAGGACAGGAGATGGGGGCGGTGCAGAGTGTGGGAGCTGGGGGGGCtgtgggggggttggggggaggtagGGGTGGGATGGGCCTTGTCAAATGTTTGTTGAGCAAATATCTTGGAGAAGTAGCCTGCATGTCACTCCCTGTGGTGCATACACAGGCACCCTGGTGGGCAGAGGAGGTAGAGACTAATATCCTGAGGAGGGTGTccaagaaggcttcctggaggaagtggccCTTTGAGACTTGAATCATGCATGTTGATTAAAAGATGGAATGGGTTTAATGGCATTCAGAGGAAAGGGTATAAGGTATTTTTAGGGAGAATGAATGGGGAGATGCGGTGGGGCTGCGGGGCATAATCCACACCTCCACAGGTCAAAGGACATAGAGGCCTCAGGCTTCAATGGGACAGCAGCCTTCATGGAGGTGCGTGTGCAGTCCATCGTCGTTGAGTTCATCCTCACACATGTGGACCAGCTTTTTGGGGGTGCTGCTCTCTCTGGTCAGTGTCCTTCCCACCCCCCACATCACCACTCTCTGCCTGGGGAGTCACATCGGAGTTAGAGAAGGCCCCCAAGATCATCCAGTTCAGTCTCCCCGCTGTGCAGATGACAGGACTGAGTCTCCTAAGTTCTTATGGTCTTGTGGAGAAGACCCTGCAGAAGAATGGTACAGTCAGGACCTGAGCGGGCCTCTTCCACGCCCAGTCTAGGGCATAGCTTGACCTCTTAATCAACACCCATCCCAGTTCTCGAGGCTAGTGACTGATCATTCCCACCCCCAGTCCACTGGGCGAATGTCCTGGGATCTCCTGACCTCTATGTCCCTGAGGACTTCCTCTTGAGCACAGAGGATTGACCTCCAGGTATATCCCCTACCTTGGTAGTTAGTGAGTGGGAGGATGCAGTTAGGGGGTGGGTACCCGAAGTCCTCTTTCTGTTCCGGGCTGGccaattcctctttcttttcctaggTAGTGAAGTGGAAAGTGGATGGCGGTCACTTCCAGGGGTCCGGGTGTCAGGCAGCCCTGAGGACCTTATGCCGCGGTCCCTGCCCTACAATCTGCCTAGCATCCTGCAGGCTGGTGACGGACCCCCCCAGATGCGGCCCTACCACACCATCATAGAGATTGCAGAGCACAAGTAAGGCCTTCTTCCTGGGCCCTTCTCCCCTGCACTGGCCGTCAGGCTccaactgcagtgatttctcCATTCCCTCCAGGAGGAAGGGGTCTCTGAAGGTCAGGAAGTGGAGATCCATCTTCAACCTGGGTCGCTCTGGCCATGAGACCAAACGCAAACTTCCACGGGGGGCTGAGGACAGGGGTAAGTCTGCAGAGATTTGGGGGAGTTCTGCTGAGGTGCACTAGGTCCTGGCTCTATGGACATCCCTGTCTTGCAGAGGACAAATCTGATAAGGGGACTCTGCGGCCAGCCAAGAGCATGGACTCGCTGAGTGCTGTGGCTGGGGTTAGTGATGGTGAGTATAGGTGTGCACTCGTGTATGTGGGGTGGGGTAAGGGTAGGGATGGCCAGTGACTCCCatctccagggaggggagggcgTTCCTAAATATGTGTTGGTGGGGTGACCTCCCTCAGCTTGTTGTGAAGGGTTGGCAGTGGTGGCTAAGGGAAGCTGGGCCTGGTGCCTTCCAGGCTATAGAAAAAACAGAGGGCACTCTCCAGAGCCTTTCTGAGGTGTGTCCAGGCCCCTTGTGGCTGAGGTTATGGTCTACCTTTCTCTCCTCCACAGAACCAGAGGGGCTGGTCGGATCCAACAGTCCTCGGCCAGGCCCACTGCTGACGGAAAGCCTGGAGAATGATTCCGTGGAAGCGGCAGAGTGTGAGCAGGAGCCTGACCCAGAGGCGCTGGGTGGCACGAGCTCTGAGCCTGGCACACCACGACCTGGGCGGTCAGCAGTCCGTGTTGGGGGCAGCAGCCATGCAGAGCGCCGTGCAGGTGTCCACATCTCAGAGCCCTACGATGTCAACCTCCCAGCACACATCAGCAATATGCTCAACATATCCGCAAACAACATCTCTATCTCCTTGGCGGGATTTGCCCGTGGTCTTGAACGCCCTGCCCTACAGCCCCGGCCAAGCCCTGCCTCTGGCCCCGGTCCTGGCCCCGGCCTTGGCCCTGGCCCCCCAGGTGAGGACCCAAGGATTGCCAAGGACTGGGAGAAGGGACTAGAACTCTAGGCTGAGGCTCTGAAGCTGGGAATCTGCCCTGGACTGTGGTGGTTATCTTTAGCTGCCTTTCCAAATTCAAGATTGAGGGAATCCAGTAATATTATTAGGTTATATGAGCTTCACATAGAAAGGCTCTCTGGCAGCCTTAGATCACTGATACACCCAAGAATGGGGATTTGTGTCAGATATACACAGTAGGGATTACTAAGTACAAAGTAGGAAGATATAATAGTTGGCtatccaggtagctcagtggtaaagaatctgcctgaaaaaaaaaaaaaagaatctgcctgacaatgcaggagaggcaagagacctgggttcgatccctgggttgggaagatcctctggagaaggaaatgacaacccactccagtattcttgttcggaaaattccatgggcagaggagcctggaaggctaccgtccattgggttgcacagagttggacatgactgagcacagacacattAACAGgtgacacgggttcaatccctgctccagaaagattccacatgctcagggaaactaagcctgtgcatcacaaaaataataacaacaacatgaATAAGAATAGCTAACAGTAGTTGAGAGCTTATGATATGCTTTAAGGACTTTGAAGGCATTAGCTCGTTTCATTTTCTCATAGTGTTGACTCAGGTACTGTTATTGTCCTTACATTACAGCAGTGGAAACTGAGACTCATGTTAAGCAATTTGGTAGGAGGTGGCACAGCTGGAATCTGATCTGTGCTCTGACTCCAGTTCCTAAGTGTCAATAGTGAGAAGTACTGAGGCAGCCCTGGGTAGTGGGTAAGGATAACGACTGCAGAGTAAAGCAGACTGGGATTCAAATTTGGGCTGTGCCACTTGTTTGTGGCACTTGGATACATTTCTCTGAGTCTCAACTTCCTCATATATATAATGGGGATATATACCTGACATTATAAACTTGTCTTgtggagaaaataaagcaatgCATTATAAAACATCCAGCACAGTGCTTGGCGCCTGGCAGGAGCTCTAAAAGGTGGCTATAAGCCAATAGTTAGGGATACTGGTCAGAGAGGAATAGCCACAGGAAGCATCTATGCTGGGAATGTTGGGCCCATACTGTAAGCAGTGCTAGGATGACTGACCTTGGAAAGGGTCAGAGCTGGTCTTGACCTTAGTATCCCTGGGACTCTCTCTCTCCCAACAGATGAGAAGTTGGAGGCAAGTCCAGCCTCAGGTCCCTCGGCTGACTCGGGCCCAGTGGACATGGCCCCTGCCCTGGAGGACTGCCTGTCCCAGGAGGTGCAGGATTCCTTCTCCTTCCTAGAGGACTCAAGCAGCTCAGAACCtgagtgggtgggggtggaggatgggGAGGTGGCCAAGGCGGGACCAGCAGGAGCAGCCTTCTCCCCTGGGGAGGAAGACCCTGGGATGGGCTACCTGGAGGAGCTCCTGGGAGCTGGGCCTCAGGTAAGGAGGCGCTGTGCTGGGTTTGGGGGTGTTAAGGAACCCAGAGGGTGGACAGGACCACCAAGTCCTAAGCCATGATGCTGTATTTACAGGTGGAGGAGTTCTCTGTGGAGCCACCCCTAGATGACCTGTCCCTGGATGAGGCACAGTTTGTCCTGGCTCCCAGCTGCTGTTCCCTGGACTCTCCTGGCCCCAGGCCTGAAACAGAGGAGGAAAGTGGGGAGGAAGTCTTCCTGAGTGCCTATGATGACCTAAGTCCCCTTCTGGAGCCCAAACTCCCAAGTTGGGAGGGTCCAGGCAGTGAAGAGGAAAAGGTGGCAGGGTCCGGAAGACAGGAGGCTTCAGGACAGGCTGAGGGCGAGCAAGCCTTGTGTGAGGGTGGAGAGAACGAGGTGGAGCCTGGAAGCAGATGGGACACCGGCGAGGAGGCTGAGGGGAGGCCAGAGAGTGGTGTGGAGGGCAGAGAGGCCACTgaggaaggagcagaggctgAGGGGAGCCAGAAGGTGACTGACAGTTTGAAAGAAGGATgtgaggaagagacagaggagacagaggccaCGGCAGAGGAGTCCAAAGGTCAGCAGGAGGGTGAGAGAACTGAGGAAGCGAAGGGTGTGGGAGAAACTGGAGGAGAGCAGGCTAAAGacaaggggaaggaaggaaagacgGAGAGACAGGAAGGTGCTGAGGAAGGAGACGAAGCCCAGGTAGCAGCTGGAAAGGACTCAGAGCATGAGGCCCAGGAAAACCAAATTGCTGAAGAGAGCTGGGAGGTTGTACACAAACAAGAGGGTGAAGGAGGCAGAGAAGATGAGGTCAAAGGACAAAGGGGAGATGAGGGTCAAGAGGCAGGAGAAGACCAAGGAGATGGCGAAGATAGCAGGATCCCAGAAGCAGCAGCTGAAGGAGGAGCAGGGGAGATCAGCAAGGAACGGGAGTGTGGACATGGAGAAGCTGAGGGAGACCAGAGAGCTGGAGGTGAACATGTAGAAGAGGCTTCCCTTCCTGAAGGGTCACGGGTAGAGTGCCTGGAGGTTGACAGTGCCAAAGAGGGAAACTCCCAGTCCTCTGAGACAGAACAGGCAGCCCCACAGCCACCTCGGCCGGAGGAGATGGATCCTGAGGGGCAGCCCAATCCCCTTGGCTCAGCTGGCGGTGTGGGCATGCGCCTGGCTTCCACCCTCGTTCAGGTCCAACAGGTCCGCTCTGTGCCTGTGGTGCCCCCCAAACCACAGTTTGCCAAGATGCCCAGTGCAATGTGTGGCAAGATCCATGTGGCACCAGCAAACCCATGCCCAAAGCCTGGCCGGCTCGATGGGGACAGGGCCTGGGGCTCCCGAGCCTCCCGCTCCTCTTGGAGGAATGGGGGTAGTCTTTCCTTTGATGCTGCTGTGGCCCTGGCCCGGGACCGCCAGAGGACTGAAGCTCAGGCAGTTCGGCGGACCCAGACTTGTACTGGTGCTGGGGACTACAGCCTCATCCCCAAAACCTCCCCCTACAGCTTGATCCCTGCCTACGCTCCCCGGCCCCTTAGCTGCCTGGAGATCCCAGCTGAGGGCACAGAAGGGTCTGGACCCCGGAGTCGGTTTAGCCTGCCCCCCAGAGAACCCCAACCTCCTGATCCCCTTCTGTCCCCCCAGCGCCGATCATACGGATTCGAAACACAGGCTAACTCTGGGAAAGGTGAGGGACTGTAATTAGGACAAGAGCACTGGGCATAAGGGACAGTAGCTGTCTCCAGGGTCTTGGACTGTTTCATCTGCAGCTTGAGCAGCTGTAGTGTCCAACTCTATAGGTTTTGGCCCTCCAGCTTCTCTTTTTGACTGTGGGAAGCACTGTCCTGATCTGTTTACCTGGGCTTGTCTCAGACACAAAGCACTTATCCCTTAGGAGATTCCTGAGAGTCACCAAGATCCTGTCCCCAGAGACAGGGGTCACTGGCCAAAGGGAACAAAGGGTAGGTGGAAAACTTAACTGTTTCTCAAAGTGAAGAATGAAGGGGGAACTCCAGCCAAGGTCCTGCCTTCCTCTGAGGCAATGAACTCTTCATGCAAGTCCAGAGGAGAAGCGGGGTCAGGGCCAGGTTGGAGCCCATTACACACAAACACTTTTAGAGGTTATCTATCCTTGTTCTGCTCTTGGCCCCTTGGATACCTGCTCCTATTAACTCCAGATTAGGAGAAAAATGTCCAGGAAATTCTTtgaatacacaatatttgttggTGGGACTAGTTCCCTTCCCAGCTCCCCAACCCTCTGCCTCCCTGGATATCTAGGAACCGAGGTCT
Coding sequences within:
- the ARHGAP30 gene encoding rho GTPase-activating protein 30 isoform X2, producing MKSRQKGKKKGSSKERVFGCDLQEHLQHSGQEVPQVLRSCAEFVEEYGVVDGIYRLSGVSSNIQKLRQEFEAERKPDLRRDVYLQDIHCVSSLCKAYFRELPDPLLTYRLYDKFAEAVAVQLEPERLVKILEVLQELPVPNYRTLEFLMRHLVHMASFSAQTNMHARNLAIVWAPNLLRSKDIEASGFNGTAAFMEVRVQSIVVEFILTHVDQLFGGAALSGSEVESGWRSLPGVRVSGSPEDLMPRSLPYNLPSILQAGDGPPQMRPYHTIIEIAEHKKGSLKVRKWRSIFNLGRSGHETKRKLPRGAEDREDKSDKGTLRPAKSMDSLSAVAGVSDEPEGLVGSNSPRPGPLLTESLENDSVEAAECEQEPDPEALGGTSSEPGTPRPGRSAVRVGGSSHAERRAGVHISEPYDVNLPAHISNMLNISANNISISLAGFARGLERPALQPRPSPASGPGPGPGLGPGPPDEKLEASPASGPSADSGPVDMAPALEDCLSQEVQDSFSFLEDSSSSEPEWVGVEDGEVAKAGPAGAAFSPGEEDPGMGYLEELLGAGPQVEEFSVEPPLDDLSLDEAQFVLAPSCCSLDSPGPRPETEEESGEEVFLSAYDDLSPLLEPKLPSWEGPGSEEEKVAGSGRQEASGQAEGEQALCEGGENEVEPGSRWDTGEEAEGRPESGVEGREATEEGAEAEGSQKVTDSLKEGCEEETEETEATAEESKGQQEGERTEEAKGVGETGGEQAKDKGKEGKTERQEGAEEGDEAQVAAGKDSEHEAQENQIAEESWEVVHKQEGEGGREDEVKGQRGDEGQEAGEDQGDGEDSRIPEAAAEGGAGEISKERECGHGEAEGDQRAGGEHVEEASLPEGSRVECLEVDSAKEGNSQSSETEQAAPQPPRPEEMDPEGQPNPLGSAGGVGMRLASTLVQVQQVRSVPVVPPKPQFAKMPSAMCGKIHVAPANPCPKPGRLDGDRAWGSRASRSSWRNGGSLSFDAAVALARDRQRTEAQAVRRTQTCTGAGDYSLIPKTSPYSLIPAYAPRPLSCLEIPAEGTEGSGPRSRFSLPPREPQPPDPLLSPQRRSYGFETQANSGKGEGL
- the ARHGAP30 gene encoding rho GTPase-activating protein 30 isoform X1, whose protein sequence is MKSRQKGKKKGSSKERVFGCDLQEHLQHSGQEVPQVLRSCAEFVEEYGVVDGIYRLSGVSSNIQKLRQEFEAERKPDLRRDVYLQDIHCVSSLCKAYFRELPDPLLTYRLYDKFAEAVAVQLEPERLVKILEVLQELPVPNYRTLEFLMRHLVHMASFSAQTNMHARNLAIVWAPNLLRSKDIEASGFNGTAAFMEVRVQSIVVEFILTHVDQLFGGAALSGSEVESGWRSLPGVRVSGSPEDLMPRSLPYNLPSILQAGDGPPQMRPYHTIIEIAEHKRKGSLKVRKWRSIFNLGRSGHETKRKLPRGAEDREDKSDKGTLRPAKSMDSLSAVAGVSDEPEGLVGSNSPRPGPLLTESLENDSVEAAECEQEPDPEALGGTSSEPGTPRPGRSAVRVGGSSHAERRAGVHISEPYDVNLPAHISNMLNISANNISISLAGFARGLERPALQPRPSPASGPGPGPGLGPGPPDEKLEASPASGPSADSGPVDMAPALEDCLSQEVQDSFSFLEDSSSSEPEWVGVEDGEVAKAGPAGAAFSPGEEDPGMGYLEELLGAGPQVEEFSVEPPLDDLSLDEAQFVLAPSCCSLDSPGPRPETEEESGEEVFLSAYDDLSPLLEPKLPSWEGPGSEEEKVAGSGRQEASGQAEGEQALCEGGENEVEPGSRWDTGEEAEGRPESGVEGREATEEGAEAEGSQKVTDSLKEGCEEETEETEATAEESKGQQEGERTEEAKGVGETGGEQAKDKGKEGKTERQEGAEEGDEAQVAAGKDSEHEAQENQIAEESWEVVHKQEGEGGREDEVKGQRGDEGQEAGEDQGDGEDSRIPEAAAEGGAGEISKERECGHGEAEGDQRAGGEHVEEASLPEGSRVECLEVDSAKEGNSQSSETEQAAPQPPRPEEMDPEGQPNPLGSAGGVGMRLASTLVQVQQVRSVPVVPPKPQFAKMPSAMCGKIHVAPANPCPKPGRLDGDRAWGSRASRSSWRNGGSLSFDAAVALARDRQRTEAQAVRRTQTCTGAGDYSLIPKTSPYSLIPAYAPRPLSCLEIPAEGTEGSGPRSRFSLPPREPQPPDPLLSPQRRSYGFETQANSGKGEGL
- the ARHGAP30 gene encoding rho GTPase-activating protein 30 isoform X3; the protein is MKSRQKGKKKGSSKERVFGCDLQEHLQHSGQEVPQVLRSCAEFVEEYGVVDGIYRLSGVSSNIQKLRQEFEAERKPDLRRDVYLQDIHCVSSLCKAYFRELPDPLLTYRLYDKFAEAVAVQLEPERLVKILEVLQELPVPNYRTLEFLMRHLVHMASFSAQTNMHARNLAIVWAPNLLRSKDIEASGFNGTAAFMEVRVQSIVVEFILTHVDQLFGGAALSGSEVESGWRSLPGVRVSGSPEDLMPRSLPYNLPSILQAGDGPPQMRPYHTIIEIAEHKRKGSLKVRKWRSIFNLGRSGHETKRKLPRGAEDREDKSDKGTLRPAKSMDSLSAVAGVSDEPEGLVGSNSPRPGPLLTESLENDSVEAAECEQEPDPEALGGTSSEPGTPRPGRSAVRVGGSSHAERRAGVHISEPYDVNLPAHISNMLNISANNISISLAGFARGLERPALQPRPSPASGPGPGPGLGPGPPDEKLEASPASGPSADSGPVDMAPALEDCLSQEVEEFSVEPPLDDLSLDEAQFVLAPSCCSLDSPGPRPETEEESGEEVFLSAYDDLSPLLEPKLPSWEGPGSEEEKVAGSGRQEASGQAEGEQALCEGGENEVEPGSRWDTGEEAEGRPESGVEGREATEEGAEAEGSQKVTDSLKEGCEEETEETEATAEESKGQQEGERTEEAKGVGETGGEQAKDKGKEGKTERQEGAEEGDEAQVAAGKDSEHEAQENQIAEESWEVVHKQEGEGGREDEVKGQRGDEGQEAGEDQGDGEDSRIPEAAAEGGAGEISKERECGHGEAEGDQRAGGEHVEEASLPEGSRVECLEVDSAKEGNSQSSETEQAAPQPPRPEEMDPEGQPNPLGSAGGVGMRLASTLVQVQQVRSVPVVPPKPQFAKMPSAMCGKIHVAPANPCPKPGRLDGDRAWGSRASRSSWRNGGSLSFDAAVALARDRQRTEAQAVRRTQTCTGAGDYSLIPKTSPYSLIPAYAPRPLSCLEIPAEGTEGSGPRSRFSLPPREPQPPDPLLSPQRRSYGFETQANSGKGEGL
- the ARHGAP30 gene encoding rho GTPase-activating protein 30 isoform X4, producing MRHLVHMASFSAQTNMHARNLAIVWAPNLLRSKDIEASGFNGTAAFMEVRVQSIVVEFILTHVDQLFGGAALSGSEVESGWRSLPGVRVSGSPEDLMPRSLPYNLPSILQAGDGPPQMRPYHTIIEIAEHKRKGSLKVRKWRSIFNLGRSGHETKRKLPRGAEDREDKSDKGTLRPAKSMDSLSAVAGVSDEPEGLVGSNSPRPGPLLTESLENDSVEAAECEQEPDPEALGGTSSEPGTPRPGRSAVRVGGSSHAERRAGVHISEPYDVNLPAHISNMLNISANNISISLAGFARGLERPALQPRPSPASGPGPGPGLGPGPPDEKLEASPASGPSADSGPVDMAPALEDCLSQEVQDSFSFLEDSSSSEPEWVGVEDGEVAKAGPAGAAFSPGEEDPGMGYLEELLGAGPQVEEFSVEPPLDDLSLDEAQFVLAPSCCSLDSPGPRPETEEESGEEVFLSAYDDLSPLLEPKLPSWEGPGSEEEKVAGSGRQEASGQAEGEQALCEGGENEVEPGSRWDTGEEAEGRPESGVEGREATEEGAEAEGSQKVTDSLKEGCEEETEETEATAEESKGQQEGERTEEAKGVGETGGEQAKDKGKEGKTERQEGAEEGDEAQVAAGKDSEHEAQENQIAEESWEVVHKQEGEGGREDEVKGQRGDEGQEAGEDQGDGEDSRIPEAAAEGGAGEISKERECGHGEAEGDQRAGGEHVEEASLPEGSRVECLEVDSAKEGNSQSSETEQAAPQPPRPEEMDPEGQPNPLGSAGGVGMRLASTLVQVQQVRSVPVVPPKPQFAKMPSAMCGKIHVAPANPCPKPGRLDGDRAWGSRASRSSWRNGGSLSFDAAVALARDRQRTEAQAVRRTQTCTGAGDYSLIPKTSPYSLIPAYAPRPLSCLEIPAEGTEGSGPRSRFSLPPREPQPPDPLLSPQRRSYGFETQANSGKGEGL